The DNA segment CAGGGTCTTGGGCTGAAGGGCCTTGAATCAGGTCACTGTGAGGACTTTGTCATTGGGGGCTGGCAAGTTTTGGACAAAGGAGAGCCAAGATCAAAGGCTGGAGTTAGACTGACAGGCAGGTGACAGGGCTCAGGTGAGAGACAGCAGAGAGCGGAGGAAGGCCTGCAGGGCTCTGAGGCATTCAGAGCGAAACCCCACGCTCCGCTCCACCTGAGGGACAACTGGAGATGGGAGGGTGAGGGAAGGCGGATTCGCAAAGGAGATGCCATCCCTGAGAAGGGGACTTGGACCCTCGGGGGCTGGGTTGGGTCACAGGAGAGAATCCTGAACAACTAATGGAAGGAGGCGTGGGGGGAAGGCCACAGCCTCAGGCCTCAGACTCTCAGGTTTCCCAGCCAGGGTCCGAGACCCCGAGATTTCAAACCTGGGACCGTAGGCGGATCagacccccttccccagcccgtTCCTGGGTCACTGCGGATCTCTAAGCCCCGCCCCCACAGGCCCCGCCCCTACGGATATTTGGTAGGGGAGGGCCAGacaccctccccccatcctccaaGCGCTCTCTGCGGAGGAGGGGCATAAGGACGCGCGAGgtagggggcggggagggaggaggagccgGCGTCGCCATGGCAACCAGGCCGGTGGTCTGCCCTGGAGACCCGGGAGGGAAGCTAGGAGAGAAGGGCGGAGGGAGGCTCCGCCGGCTCGGCGCGGGGGCGGCGCGGGGAGGAGTTGGGGAACACCGGGCAGTTCTCACTGTGGGTTCCTGGCGGCGCAGGGAGCCCGTGTGTCTGCGAGCGTGTGTGTGCGAAGTTCTCCTGGGTGAGTGTGCCAGCGCGTGTCTGGGTTTGTGCATGACTGTGGTGTGCGCACGTGGGCACAGGCGTGTGCGCGGGAGTGTCCGTGCAAGATGCGTGTGTCAGCCTGCCCGTGAATGTGTGTGCACCCGTGTGCGCTCCTAAGTGTGCCCGGGCGGGCGCCGGCGGGAGagtcccgccccctccccagcctccgtccgcccctccccgccccgcgccGCCTGCGCCGGCTGCATCCTCGCCTCCACCTCgctcaccccctcctccccgcactttctcctgctctccctccctctcggCTCAGACTGCCGGACTCGGCGCTCTTCTCGCCGGCCGCCTTGGGAATCGCCGGCTGCCACCGCCCAGCTCGCACCCGCTGGCCCCCCAGTGCTTGGGCACCTGTTGGAGGCGCAGAGACAGGTGCAGGGGGCTGGGCTGCCGGGGGCgagagggtgagggtgagtgtgTGTTAGCCTGTGTGTGCCCCTGGGGGTGTTTAGCTCTCCGGAGGCTGTAATTTCTGGCTCCTCTGGAGAGCCAGTTTCAGGAGGAAGCATCTGAGGCAGGGGTCCTCACCTTGGATGGCAGCGGATGGGGGCCCAGGCAGGCGGGCAGATCCTGGGGCTGAACGAAGGGACAGTGGGAAGTGAAAACCTAAGAGGTGGGTGACCCCCAGACCAGACAGGCGCCTGGTGCAGAAGGATAGTCAGAGCCTCAGAAAGACAGAGGAGGGGGCCTAGGGGGCAGCTTCAGGGGTAGAGGACCCAGGGCAGACAGAAGCCCAGAATGAGGGGCTGGCGCTGGGAAGAGGACAGAGGGACAATCTAGAGGAAAGTGGGCAAGGCTGAGGTGGAGCCAGGACCTATCTGGGGGGAGTGGGCTGGCAGCCCAGCCCCATGGAGCACAGCTTGGGGTCTGGAGGGCCCAGGCCTTCTGCCTGCCCGTCAGCGGGCACAGGCTGCCCTCTCCCTCAGCACCTAGGAAGGGAGGCCAGTGAGGGCCCACAGACCCTGGCGGGTGCCGCCTGGCCCTCAGCCAGCAGACGGGTAGGTTTGAGAAGTCAGCCCCGGGCTCAAGCTCTCTCgaacctccctcccccagccagggGTGCTGCATGAGGGGCCGCAGGGGCGACCGCATGACCATCAACATCCAGGAGCACATGGCCATCAACGTGTGCCCGGGGCCCATCCGGCCCATCCGCCAGATCTCTGACTACTTCCCCCGCCGGGGACCAGGACCTGAAGGGGGTGGCGGGGGCTTCGGAGAGGCCCCTGCTCATCTGGGCCCCCTGGCCCTGGCACCCCCTGCAGCCCTCCTTGGGGCCACCACGCCCGAGGATGGAGCTGAGGTGGACAGCTATGACTCGGATGATACCAGTGAGTCTGCGGGCTTGAAGGGCCCAGGGTGCTAATGGGGGCCTCCAGGCTTGTGGGAAGGGGATGGGgccctgctgggggtggggaggcggcgGGCACCGCCCCCACAGCTGCAGTCAGTGGAGATTACAGGTTCAGCTAGGCTCAATATTCAATATTTCTGCTGAGACACTCAACCACCCACAGAGCACCAGTTGCAGCCCAGCCAGGGACCCAGACGTGCACACACAAGCAGGCTGACAGGCACAGACACGCACAAACCTTCACAGCTGGCACACGTAGCAGGCCTGCCCacctgtctctcacacacacctgTCTTTACGCACGGACTCAGGttacctcttccctcttctccagcCGCCCTGGGCACGCTGGAGTTTGACCTTCTCTACGACCAGGCTTCCTGCACTCTGCACTGTAGTATCCTCAGGGCCAAGGTGGGTACTCCCTGCCTCCCGAGAGCCCTGGCCCTGTTTGCCTCCTACCCTGAGAGGGGTGCGTTTccattctcctttcccttccccaggccTGACTCCTGCTCCTCTCCCAGCACCCATCTTGGCTCTCCCGCCCCCAAGGGTCCACactacagagagagggagggagggtgggcaggctgggacctcacagccctcttccctcccctcctccccagggcctCAAGCCCATGGATTTCAATGGCCTGGCCGACCCCTACGTCAAACTGCACCTGCTGCCTGGAGCCTGCAAGGTAACGGCCTCCCCCTACCCTCGCCCCCCAGCCTGACCCAGCTTGTGGGTGTGCCCCCAGCCTTCGTCTGCCTCCAGCCTCTGTGGGTCTGGGGGACATGTACTGTGAACCCTTCGTCCCCACACCTAAGGCCAATAAGCtaaaaactaagactcagaggaACACGCTGAATCCCGTGTGGAATGAGGACCTGACGTACAGCGGAATCACAGATGATGACATCACCCACAAGGTGCTCAGGTGAGGGGTCTGTCCTCCCGGTTACCAACGAGTCCAGCTCAGCACCTCCTTGGGGACAACTGTCATTGGAACCTTCTTTGGTTGGTCGACCCACCTCCCATTAAGCCCTCGGATGCTCTAGAACCATCAGTGGCTCCCTGTCCCCTTCGGGAGCAGGCCAGAATGTTCCCCTGGGTTCCTGCCCTCCAAATAGCTCCTACTGCTCCTCCAACAGAGGACCGCCCTCTTGCGACTGGTCGGGTTCCTATCTCCTGACCTTTGCCTGTCGTgtctctccctgcttcctctctctgccgGCCTAAATCCCACTCATCATTTGAGGCTCTGCCTCCTCCTGCAATCTTTCCCTGCTCACTGAGACCCCTTCTCAGAGCCCCTGACTTAAGTCAGACCTATGCAGCAGAGGTCTGCCCATTCTGCTGCCCTTGTCTCCCTAACATCTCTAAGGAGTGAAGTCTCAAGCGACAGAAACGGGAATGAGGCTtagggaggttaagtgacttgctcaaggtcatgtgGTTgctaggtggcagagctgggaattgAACACCTCTGCATGACACAGCTGCTCGAGAGTGTCACAGCAGAAGGCAGGGAAAGGGGCTGCAGACCGAGACGGATGGAAGTAAAAGCAATAATCTCTTACTTGCTGGGTTCATGAGTCTCTCCCAGGCTGGCTCCCTGCTCCACACAGGAAAGGACAGGGGCTCTAGGGGGAGGTATGTGCTCCTGGTCCAACTGCTCAAGGCTCCTTCAGGCCCTTCTAGCTCTTACATCCTGGACCCGTGACCCACATCCACCAGTGCACACCCTGTGCATGTTCAGTTGGATCCTGTCCCCAGGCCCTGAatggaggctgtgtgtgtgtgtgtgtgtgtgtgtgtgtgtgtgtgtgtgtgtgtgtggtcgcGTTCCCAAGGTTTGTGAGGGCTTCCTCAAGGAGCCGAGCAGGCCCTGATAGGCCGGGGACAGCCTGGGCAGCTGGAAAGGGAGGCGCAGAGGAACAGGGCAAATCAAAACAtcctcccccagctccaggccTGGTGCTCCCCACACAGCCCTGAGACagcccattttacaagtgaggtgTAGACTATttagggcagagctgggaccagccTCGAGTGTTCAGAGTTCAGTCGGAGGACCTTTCTCCCAAACTGGAGTGGGGCTCAAGTACCCCAGGGGGCCTTGACCCTGCAGTTCCCTACCAGGATCTCCGTCTGTGATGAAGACAAGCTGAGCCACAACGAGTTCATCGGGGAGATCCGTGTACCCCTCCGCCGCCTCAAGCCTTCACAGAAGAAGCATTTTAACATCTGCCTTGAGCGCCAGGTCCCGGTCTGTGCCAGGCTGCGGGGTACCACGGGAAGGGGGCCCTGGGGAGATCAGGtttccagaactttctctttGCCCCCTCAGCTGGCTTCACCCTCTTCCATGTCTGTGGCGCTGAGGGGCATCTCCTGTTACCTGAAGGAGGTGAGCCACCCACAGGGACCGCATCTGGGCGGGAGGTGGTGAGGGTGCCGGCTGACGCCCGCGTCTGCTGGCAGCTGGAGCAGGTGGAGCAGGGGCCTGGGCTGCTGGAAGAGCGCGGGCGCATCCTGCTGAGCCTCAGCTATAGTTCTCGGCGCCGCGGGCTGCTGGTGGGCATCGTGCGCTGCGCCCACCTGGCTGCCATGGACGTCAACGGCTACTCTGACCCCTACGTCAAGACGTGAGCCCTCGCCCTGCCCCGaggcccaccctcccctccccagggactTGCCACCAGCCCCGTCCTCTTCTGGGCCTGGCCTGTCCCTGACTGACCTGCTGCCCCACCCGTCCCTCCTCCCCCTCGGCAGGTACCTGAGGCCAGACGTGGATAAGAAATCCAAGCACAAAACACGTGTGAAGAAGAAGACTCTAAACCCGGAATTTAATGAGGTAAATGGGGCAGAGGCCAGAAATCgagcggggctggggctgggagtgggggcagaGCCTCATGGAAGGTGTCGCTTGCCCTGTCCCAGGAGTTCTTCTACGAGATGGAGCTCTCCACTCTGGCCAGCAAGACTCTGGAAGTCACAGTCTGGGACTATGACATTGGCAAATCCAACGACTTCATCGGTGAGGGAGGAGCCTGCTGGGTGGTGCTGATGGAGGGCAGCCCGGCAGTGAGCCCGGCCCTGATCTTGCCTGCCTCTACTGCTCCCAGGTGGCGTGGCCCTGGGGCCAGGCGCCCGGAGAGAGGCCCGGAAGCACTGGAGCGACTGTCTGCAGCAGCCGGATGCAGCTCTGGAGCGCTGGCACACCTTGACCAGCCAGTTGCCCCCGGCAGCCGGAGCCCTGCCCTCAGCCTGAGCAGGACAGCGGCCGCCCAGCACAGGGCCCTCAGGGCTGGGCCCAGTAGGCAGCCTTCGCACGAGTGTGTTGCACGTTTACACGGGGTGGAGGCCCCACCCCGCACTACTTGTCTTGTTTCGTGTCTCCGTGACCGTGGGTCTGTCTTCTTGTGAGGGACTGTGGAGATCTATATTCACATATGCAAACTTCCTCCTGCCTGACTCGCTACAACAGACAAATATGCAAACCACCCATCCAGAGCACACCTGCAGGGGGATCCCACAGTGCCCCTGCCCCAAGGACCCGGCTGCTgctcctctctcctgcctctccaggctgcccggccccctcccctccagggaggaGGTCGGATTAGGGGGGGTTTGGAGGAGGAGGtttccaaaaatgaaaatgacacacacaaaaagaggcaCTCCTTTAATGCAGaatcttcattaaaaaaaccaccaccaccgaGCCCTGTACAGCTGCCCTTTTAAGTGGGGGGCCACCGCAGGGTCTCTGCCTCTCTGAGAGGTGGCAGATGCTCCTGGCCCACTCATTTAAATAACTGTCCCCTGGATTGGGCTGGGATGTGAAGGCAGGGCCCTTGCCCTCCCTGGAGAGGGCCCACCTTCTGGGGGACATTCATGCATGTTTACGCCTTTTCTGATTGTGTCAGTGGCCACAGCATGGCAACCGGGCGTCAATAAACGTCTCTGCGGAAGCTGGGGGCTCATGTGTGCTGACACAGAGGGCGCTGGGCAGGGGGTCAGGCAGAGGGGTTCACTCCGGGATGTCGATCACCAGGTCATCATCCCCGTCCAGGGCGTCGTCCCCGCTGCCTGCATCGCTGAACATCTGCCGAGGGACGGCGCTCAGGATCGTAGGGGGAGGCATCTtgggtgggggcagtggggcCAGGGCTGCCCCCACGCCGGCCCCAGAACCCCGGCCTGGGAAGGTCAGCGGCCCTCCCACGGGGCAGTCGGGGGGTCCTACCGCCATCTGCAGCAGCGGGGAGAAACACAGGGAGGGCCTGTCAGGGAGGCACTGGGACCTCCAGGAGGCTGGCACTGCCCCTTAAGACAGTTCCAGGGGATGGGCAAGGGGGCAAAGGCTCATTCAAGGGGTAGTGGACACAGCCAGGCCAGCCACGGCTGGAATCAGGGAGCCTGCCCCACCTCAGCCCTGCAGAGTCTCACACCAGCAAGTGCGTGGGGGTGAGGGTTGGTGATGGAAGTGCTGATGAGGGTGGCGGTGGAGAGAGTCTCATGGGAAACCAGGAGGGAAAGGCCGGGCCCTGCCCTTGCCAGTCAGGCACTGTGGCTGCCCCTGGGATAGcagccagagccagagccagcCTGGAGTGCCTGCCTGCCCGCCTCTGGGCACCTCCAGTACCAcctgccacactggcctcctctccctcctcctcctgcagggCTCACTGGTTTGGTGGAGGGTGTCAAAGGTCTTCACCCCCGGCCGTGCGAGGCTTCTACCTCTTGTGTCTGGGAGGGGCCCCTCTTTGGGATCCCCAGAGCCACCGGCCTAGGCCAGGCCCTCCTCTCAGCTCACCTGGACTCCCTGCCTTCAGCCTCTCC comes from the Delphinus delphis chromosome 15, mDelDel1.2, whole genome shotgun sequence genome and includes:
- the DOC2A gene encoding double C2-like domain-containing protein alpha isoform X1, with translation MRGRRGDRMTINIQEHMAINVCPGPIRPIRQISDYFPRRGPGPEGGGGGFGEAPAHLGPLALAPPAALLGATTPEDGAEVDSYDSDDTTALGTLEFDLLYDQASCTLHCSILRAKGLKPMDFNGLADPYVKLHLLPGACKANKLKTKTQRNTLNPVWNEDLTYSGITDDDITHKVLRISVCDEDKLSHNEFIGEIRVPLRRLKPSQKKHFNICLERQVPVCARLRGTTGRGPWGDQVSRTFSLPPQLASPSSMSVALRGISCYLKELEQVEQGPGLLEERGRILLSLSYSSRRRGLLVGIVRCAHLAAMDVNGYSDPYVKTYLRPDVDKKSKHKTRVKKKTLNPEFNEEFFYEMELSTLASKTLEVTVWDYDIGKSNDFIGGVALGPGARREARKHWSDCLQQPDAALERWHTLTSQLPPAAGALPSA
- the DOC2A gene encoding double C2-like domain-containing protein alpha isoform X2; translation: MRGRRGDRMTINIQEHMAINVCPGPIRPIRQISDYFPRRGPGPEGGGGGFGEAPAHLGPLALAPPAALLGATTPEDGAEVDSYDSDDTTALGTLEFDLLYDQASCTLHCSILRAKGLKPMDFNGLADPYVKLHLLPGACKANKLKTKTQRNTLNPVWNEDLTYSGITDDDITHKVLRISVCDEDKLSHNEFIGEIRVPLRRLKPSQKKHFNICLERQVPLASPSSMSVALRGISCYLKELEQVEQGPGLLEERGRILLSLSYSSRRRGLLVGIVRCAHLAAMDVNGYSDPYVKTYLRPDVDKKSKHKTRVKKKTLNPEFNEEFFYEMELSTLASKTLEVTVWDYDIGKSNDFIGGVALGPGARREARKHWSDCLQQPDAALERWHTLTSQLPPAAGALPSA